The proteins below are encoded in one region of Cucurbita pepo subsp. pepo cultivar mu-cu-16 chromosome LG10, ASM280686v2, whole genome shotgun sequence:
- the LOC111804266 gene encoding ATP-dependent 6-phosphofructokinase 2, with product MATAAAAEIADRHPPIAVASLPHLTDHFPTLQSRTNPLQNNQFFHPIDGFYATSTDVVLRRIAFDLSRKPSPGHVAYYRAGPRRSVYFEPESVRAAIVTCGGLCPGMNTVIRELVVGLWELYGVRQIHGIVAGYRGFYSSEPVELSLKLVDDWHKRGGTALRTSRGGFDLRRIVDAIQDRGFNQVYIIGGDGTMRGAVKIFEEVCRRNLQVAVTGIPKTVDNDIGIIDRSFGFQTAVEMAQQAVSAAHVEAESAVNGIGLVKLMGRSTGHIALHATLSSRDVDCCLIPEMEFYLEGDGGLFPFLERRLKENGHAVLVVAEGAGQDTIPRTEAQKEERDESGNPVFLDVGGWLKTELKDWWARTHPGELFTVKYIDPTYMIRAVPANATDNSYCTLLAHSAIHGVMAGYTGFVSGPINGNYSYIPLKDVAEAKNEVNTRDHKWAWVRSVTNQPDFVKTPLFDPENQSSSGISS from the exons AtggccaccgccgccgccgccgaaaTCGCTGACCGGCACCCCCCCATCGCCGTTGCAAGCCTGCCCCACCTGACCGACCACTTCCCGACCCTCCAAAGCAGAACCAACCCACTTCAGAACAACCAATTCTTCCACCCAATAGACGGCTTCTACGCCACCTCCACCGACGTGGTCCTACGCCGCATCGCCTTCGACCTCTCCAGAAAGCCTTCTCCAGGACACGTGGCGTACTACCGAGCTGGTCCACGGCGGTCGGTTTACTTCGAACCGGAGTCGGTTCGAGCGGCGATCGTGACGTGTGGAGGGCTGTGCCCCGGGATGAACACGGTGATCAGAGAGCTGGTGGTGGGGCTGTGGGAGCTGTACGGAGTGCGGCAGATACATGGGATCGTGGCTGGCTACAGAGGGTTCTACTCGAGCGAGCCGGTGGAGCTGAGTCTGAAGCTGGTCGATGATTGGCACAAGAGAGGCGGCACCGCCCTTCGAACCTCCCGTGGCGGGTTTGATCTCCGGCGGATCGTCGATGCCATTCAAGATCGTGGTTTCAATCag GTCTATATAATCGGAGGAGATGGCACAATGCGTGGCGCCGTCAAGATATTCGAAGAAGTATGCCGTCGGAATCTGCAAGTCGCCGTCACCGGGATCCCGAAAACAGTTGACAATGACATCGGAATCATCGACCGATCATTCGGATTCCAAACAGCCGTCGAAATGGCGCAGCAGGCAGTCAGCGCCGCTCATGTGGAGGCTGAGAGCGCGGTGAACGGCATAGGTCTCGTGAAATTGATGGGCAGAAGCACCGGCCATATCGCTCTTCACGCCACATTGAGCAGTCGAGACGTCGATTGCTGCTTAATACCTGAAATGGAGTTTTATTTGGAAGGCGACGGAGGTTTGTTTCCGTTTCTTGAGCGGAGGTTGAAGGAGAATGGGCATGCGGTTCTGGTGGTTGCAGAGGGAGCAGGACAGGATACAATACCTAGAACTGAGGCACAAAAGGAAGAGCGGGACGAATCTGGAAATCCGGTGTTCTTGGATGTGGGCGGATGGTTGAAGACGGAACTCAAAGATTGGTGGGCGAGAACGCACCCCGGTGAGTTGTTTACTGTTAAATACATAGATCCTACTTACATGATTCGTGCTGTGCCTGCAAATGCTACAGATAACTCCTATTGTACATTGCTTGCTCATTCTGCAATTCATGGGGTAATGGCTGGTTATACTGGATTTGTCTCTGGCCCTATTAATGGAAACTATTCGTATATTCCTTTGAAAGATGTGGCAGAAGCAAAGAATGAAGTTAATACGAGAGATCATAAATGGGCATGGGTTAGATCTGTCACTAATCAGCCTGATTTTGTAAAAACTCCACTATTCGATCCAGAAAATCAGAGTTCATCAGGGATTTCTAGCTGA
- the LOC111804267 gene encoding E3 ubiquitin-protein ligase RGLG5-like, whose protein sequence is MGAKSSKNIHCHVHLYGDHRNQPLRCSCGYSPPPTTSPWPSSPSPSTNSAPSSRPPNPIINGDDFESLEQVSEALEKAGLESSNLIVGIDFTKSNEWTGKKSFMGRNLHDLDGACLNPYEQAISIIGKTLEKFDDDNIIPCYGFGDVTTGDRDVFSFHPGDTPCHGFEEVLHCYRETVPHVKLAGPTSFAPIIRNAIRIVNDSDGQYHILLIIADGQVTRSVDTCQGHLSPQEQSTIEAIVEASKYPLSIILVGVGDGPWDQMYRCDDQIPARDFDNFQFVNFTDIMSKGTPPSKKKTEFALQCLMEIPPQYKATMRLQLLGQKRNTQGHLPFPLPRPPPITYISRNHFPNFRRTESDISSTSFYGSSSPSHSALLRSSSVSSPSSSFNRICSKCYINEKDLAFGCGHQICSVCGEDLILCPICQTHITTRIRLR, encoded by the exons ATGGGAGCAAAATCTTCTAAGAACATTCACTGCCATGTGCACCTCTATGGTGATCATCGGAACCAGCCATTAAGGTGTTCTTGTGGTTATAGTCCTCCCCCAACCACCAGTCCCTGGCCTTCTTCCCCATCCCCAAGCACCAATTCCGCGCCTTCTTCCCGACCCCCGAATCCTATAATCAATGGTGACGACTTTGAATCCCTTGAACAG GTGAGTGAAGCCCTGGAAAAGGCAGGTTTGGAATCCTCCAACTTGATCGTTGGGATTGACTTCACAAAAAGCAATGAGTGGACTGGGAAGAAATCTTTCATGGGGAGGAATCTGCATGACCTTGATGGAGCTTGTCTCAATCCCTATGAACAAGCAATATCCATCATCGGCAAGACACTCGAAAAATTCGACGATGATAACATAATTCCATGCTATGGCTTCGGAGATG TTACTACTGGCGACCGGGACGTTTTTAGCTTCCATCCGGGAGATACGCCCTGCCATGGTTTTGAGGAAGTACTCCATTGCTACAGAGAAACAGTACCTCACGTGAAACTGGCTG GTCCGACATCATTTGCTCCGATCATCCGAAACGCCATCAGAATTGTCAACGACAGTGACGGCCAGTATCATATTCTTCTGATCATTGCTGATGGACAA GTCACAAGAAGTGTAGACACTTGTCAAGGCCACCTCAGTCCTCAAGAACAGAGCACTATTGAAGCGATTGTTGAAGCAAG CAAATATCCTTTATCGATAATCTTAGTCGGTGTGGGTGATGGACCATGGGACCAGATGTACCGGTGTGACGATCAAATCCCAGCTCGCGATTTCGACAATTTTCAG TTCGTGAACTTTACCGATATCATGTCCAAGGGTACTCCCCCATCGAAAAAGAAGACCGAGTTTGCGCTGCAATGTCTAATGGAGATACCACCACAATACAAGGCAACAATGAGACTCCAACTTCTGGG ccaaaaaagaaacacacaAGGGCATTTACCTTTCCCACTGCCACGGCCTCCTCCAATCACCTATATTTCCCGCAACCATTTTCCAAACTTTAGGCGCACAGAAAGTGACATATCATCTACATCCTTCTATGGTTCCTCCTCTCCATCTCATTCAGCACTTCTCAGATCATCTTCTGTGTCTTCGCCATCGTCGTCATTTAATCGG ATCTGTTCAAAATGCTACATCAATGAGAAAGATCTTGCATTTGGATGTGGACATCAG ATATGCTCAGTTTGTGGTGAAGATCTCATCCTCTGCCCAATATGTCAAACCCACATAACCACAAGGATAAGATTGCGCTAA
- the LOC111804521 gene encoding DNA-directed RNA polymerases IV and V subunit 4-like isoform X2 — protein MYIKCFLTCCIASLKGKDDSLLKPKKGRKVQFDAQGSVDAQINFSMKYSGKNGGKGGSGAKEPQPLELKIEQELPKNVKCQCLMDCEAAQILQGIQDQMVLLSADPTIKIPTSFDRGLQYAKRANHYVNTESVRPVLETLKKYGVMDSEMCVLANVCPDTTDEVFSLLPSLKSKRSKLSEALNSVLSELAKVKSS, from the exons ATGTATATCAAATGCTTCCTGACTTGTTGCATAGCTTCTCTAAAAGGAAAGGATGATAGTCTGTTAAAGCCAAAGAAGGGAAGGAAAGTCCAGTTCGATGCTCAAG GATCAGTTGATGCGCAGattaatttttcaatgaaaTACAGTGGCAAAAATG GAGGAAAAGGCGGAAGTGGTGCGAAGGAACCCCAGCCACTAGAATTGAAGATTGAGCAAG AACTTCCCAAGAATGTTAAATGCCAATGCCTTATGGACTGTGAGGCTGCACAAATTTTACAGGGAATCCAAGATCAGATGGTTCTTCTATCGGCAGATCCAACCATAAAAATCCCAAC ATCATTTGATAGGGGGTTGCAGTATGCCAAAAGAGCCAACCACTACGTAAATACCGAGTCAGTTAGACCAGTTCTCGA AACCCTCAAGAAATATGGCGTAATGGACAGTGAG ATGTGTGTGCTTGCTAATGTCTGCCCAGACACTACTGATGaagttttttctcttcttccatcCTTGAAG AGCAAAAGAAGCAAGCTGAGTGAAGCTCTCAACAGTGTCTTGAGCGAGCTAGCCAAGGTAAAATCATCCTGA
- the LOC111804521 gene encoding DNA-directed RNA polymerases IV and V subunit 4-like isoform X1, giving the protein MYIKCFLTCCIASLKGKDDSLLKPKKGRKVQFDAQGSVDAQINFSMKYSGKNGDLGKGGKGGSGAKEPQPLELKIEQELPKNVKCQCLMDCEAAQILQGIQDQMVLLSADPTIKIPTSFDRGLQYAKRANHYVNTESVRPVLETLKKYGVMDSEMCVLANVCPDTTDEVFSLLPSLKSKRSKLSEALNSVLSELAKVKSS; this is encoded by the exons ATGTATATCAAATGCTTCCTGACTTGTTGCATAGCTTCTCTAAAAGGAAAGGATGATAGTCTGTTAAAGCCAAAGAAGGGAAGGAAAGTCCAGTTCGATGCTCAAG GATCAGTTGATGCGCAGattaatttttcaatgaaaTACAGTGGCAAAAATG GTGACTTGGGTAAAGGAGGAAAAGGCGGAAGTGGTGCGAAGGAACCCCAGCCACTAGAATTGAAGATTGAGCAAG AACTTCCCAAGAATGTTAAATGCCAATGCCTTATGGACTGTGAGGCTGCACAAATTTTACAGGGAATCCAAGATCAGATGGTTCTTCTATCGGCAGATCCAACCATAAAAATCCCAAC ATCATTTGATAGGGGGTTGCAGTATGCCAAAAGAGCCAACCACTACGTAAATACCGAGTCAGTTAGACCAGTTCTCGA AACCCTCAAGAAATATGGCGTAATGGACAGTGAG ATGTGTGTGCTTGCTAATGTCTGCCCAGACACTACTGATGaagttttttctcttcttccatcCTTGAAG AGCAAAAGAAGCAAGCTGAGTGAAGCTCTCAACAGTGTCTTGAGCGAGCTAGCCAAGGTAAAATCATCCTGA
- the LOC111804520 gene encoding DNA-directed RNA polymerases IV and V subunit 4-like isoform X2: MDDSLLKPKKGRKVQFDAQGSVDAQINFSMKYSGKNGGKGGSGAKEPQPLELKIEQELPKNVKCQCLMDCEAAQILQGIQDQMVLLSADPTIKIPTSFDRGLQYAKRANHYVNTESVRPVLETLKKYGVMDSEMCVLANVCPDTTDEVFSLLPSLKSKRSKLSEALNSVLSELAKVKSS, translated from the exons GATGATAGTCTGTTAAAGCCAAAGAAGGGAAGGAAAGTCCAGTTCGATGCTCAAG GATCAGTTGATGCGCAGattaatttttcaatgaaaTACAGTGGCAAAAATG GAGGAAAAGGCGGAAGTGGTGCGAAGGAACCCCAGCCACTAGAATTGAAGATTGAGCAAG AACTTCCCAAGAATGTTAAATGCCAATGCCTTATGGACTGTGAGGCTGCACAAATTTTACAGGGAATCCAAGATCAGATGGTTCTTCTATCGGCAGATCCAACCATAAAAATCCCAAC ATCATTTGATAGGGGGTTGCAGTATGCCAAAAGAGCCAACCACTACGTAAATACCGAGTCAGTTAGACCAGTTCTCGA AACCCTCAAGAAATATGGCGTAATGGACAGTGAG ATGTGTGTGCTTGCTAATGTCTGCCCAGACACTACTGATGaagttttttctcttcttccatcCTTGAAG AGCAAAAGAAGCAAGCTGAGTGAAGCTCTCAACAGTGTCTTGAGCGAGCTAGCCAAGGTAAAATCATCCTGA